The genomic stretch AGCACTACACACCATCGGTTCACAATGAGAAGAACCGATAAAAATACCGAATTCGGCAGCTACTTCCCGATTACCTTTTGTCAGGAAAAAGGGCAAGGTACACTCGTGCATGGCAGGCCAATAAGTATTAGCCCGCAGGCGGAGCAATAACTCAAAGATGCGACGGTTCGTCTTAGGACCGATTTGTTGCTGATCGGCAGGCTCGTAATTCTTACTGCTCCAAGGCATCAATCCCCAGTCTTCATCATTGATGAAGATACCACGGTATTCTACGGAAGGAGACTGTGTCGTTTGGTAATCTGCGGGTAAAGTGAAAGATGTCTTTTTTTCCGGCACCACATCCGCCCACCATTCCCACGGCGATACTCCTATCAGGCGGGAAAGCTCCATGATACCATAAGCTGTACCATGTGCATCGCTTCCGGCTACCAGTAGTTTTCCATCCGGTAAAACAATCAGAAGAAAGGCTTGTTTTTTATCTTTCAGACAAGAAAGATCCGCTCCGGTCTTAGCTATCAACGGGCTTTTACCAACAGTACCAATAATGATATCACCTTGTTCATTATCTACCAACAGCGATGCGGAAAGTACTGCTTTGCAATCACGGGATAATAAATCTAAAGCGGTATGTACCACCTTTTCTTCCGCATTATCACAGGATATTTTGACTGGCTTCCCCGAAGGTAGGTTGAATTGTGCCCAACAAAGTTGAGTTATTAAAAACAAGAATAAACTTAAAATCCCTTTTTTCATGGTCAGTTATTTATAGTTCAAAAATAATAAATCTTATCTATTGTCACAAAAGTATTGTCGCTTCCGTAAATGGTTTTAGACTTATCCGTCCACACCGGCTTTATGCCTGTGACTTCAATTAATAATGTATAATCCCCTTTAGGCAGCTTCGGAGTCATTATTCGGATTGCTTTCTCAGGATATTTACTATAAAAGTCGACTAATGAAGAATAGACGGTGTCTTTCCCGGCATTCAGCACACTTATCCTGGCATATCCGCTATGGCAATCAGATTCACCGGTCACCGCCGCATGGGTTCCTTGGAACGGAACAGCCAACACACTCCCTTTCATATTTGAAAGCAACCGTCCGTTTTCTTCTTTCCAAGCGGCATCCGGCATCATCTTCTTGGTAGGAATCATTTTTCCATTGCGCAATACGTCAACAGGTTTCACACGATTGATATCCCAGCATTGCCAATATTCGGGAATGGTAATTCTGGTTCCTTCCACTTGCAAGGGCATCCACACATAAGTAGCGGCAGAAGCCTGGTGAGGAAACGACCAACGGTCACCCATAAACATAGGAATCGTGTCGTTACCTTTTTTTAAAGGAAAAACAAAAGTGCTTTGTGAGTTATACGTCAGGGTTCCTTCGGGACAGAATATCCCCTGCTTTGTCCAAGGGCCTTCAATAGCCGGAGCCGTAAAATAGAAGTTATCATTCTTTTCCCAACTCGTCAGATTGGAGAACAGCATATAGTACATGCCATTCTTCTTGAACATGGCAGGCGATTCGCCCGCCCCTTTGACATGAGCAACTTCAGCCTCTATCGAGCGGTAGTCTTCACTCAATCTGTAAATAGGCCCGTGATGAATAAGCAGATAGCCTTTGCCATCCGTATCCTGAAAAGTTCCCATATCCCAACGTTTGACGGGTTTACCATCATAGAGCAGAGGTCCTTGCAATTTGTATTCCCCATTAATTGTTTTGCAAGTAGCGTAACCGATATAAGGGTCTTTATATCCCAAATCATCGGCATGCATATACATAACATATTCCCCGGTAGAAGGGCATTTCATCACTTTCACCCGCTCGCCTACACGGTCAGGTCCCAATATACCATCGGGCTGCACCGGCAACACCACTCTTTCAAATTTCCAGTTAACCAGATCATCGGAAGAGTAGCAACTGAATCCCGGGAAGGCATTACTCTTATCCGATTTATACTCTCCGAACAAGTAATACCGCCCACCATCTTCCACAATGCATGCACCATGTGCATTGACAATATTCCCCTGTTCGTCGAACCAAGGTATGCCGTTATAAACTACTTTTCCCGAGTCGGAGGCTACATATACTTCCGGATCATGATGACGTACATAAGGCGCCAGTTCCGACACAACTTTGGCAACTGCTTCCATCGCAATCCCGGCTACCACCTTTCCACCATAAATGTTCAAATGGGTGTTATCAATCTTCCCCTGCGGACAGAAATCATATTTCCCGGCGGGTACCCACATGAAAAGGCTTTTTGACTTCTCCACTCCCATGCCGACTACTAAATCATGTGTCAGTTTATTCAAATCCACAAAAGGGACATTCATTTCTTTTGCCACTCTTCGCGGTGACTCCAGATACTCTCCATGAGTGTCTACCAACGTGTTTCCTTCTACCTCATAACTGCCCTTATTTTCGGTAGCTCCTTCCGGAGGAAAGTTCCGGCGTACAATGGAATTGAACAGTACCGGATGAGCACCCTTTTCACGCGTCTCCCTTACAAACCGGCGTAAGTTCCCATCGAAAGTGCTTCCGGGAACTGTATGCAGTTTTTCAGCAGGCTTCTCATCATTATGTCCGAACTGGATGAACACGTAGTCCCCACTTTTCAGTTTAGAGAGTACAGTATCCCAACGACCTTCATTGATAAAACTCAGTGAACTCCGACCATTCATGGCATGATTATCCACCCGTACATCATCGGTCAGGAAGCCCGGAAGCATCTGTCCCCAGCCACGTTCAAGATTTCCATTCCTCAGACTTTTATTAGCCATGGTAGAATCACCTATCATAAAAATGGTGATTACATCCTTCTTTCCGGTAGTAAAAGCAGAAAAAAGAAGAAGTGCACAAAGTGCAAATAGTAGTTTCAACTTCAAGTTTCTCATGATATTATATAAATTTCAGCAAAAATAGGGAAGAACATAAAAACAGGACATGGAGTAATGTGCAATCACCTGCATTATTGTTCATCACGAGGTACTAATTTAGCTTTTTCTCCATTTACTTTTGTATCGTTCATCTAAAAGAGTCCAAACATCTATATTGAAATTCTTTAAAGCAGGCCTTCCCTTTACCATATACAAATAAACCGGGAAGGATACTTTGGAAATCAGAAAGTGTATTGTGGTTATAACCGGAAATTTCCATTCCCCACGCTTCCTTTATCCATTCTTTACCATCATAGCTATAATATCCCGTAACAATATTATTTTCATTACGAAGTCTCAACCATATAGCGCCAAATTCCCTATATTTGTTCTTTCCTTTCAGTTCTCCTCTACGCCACCTGTATCTATACTGAGTATCACATCCGGTACCTACATAAAAGTTATCATTATAATAAAGTATAAGGCCTGCTACAGCACTGCTGTCACATTCAATCTTCACGCTCATTTCATAGCCATGCGCACCGGTAACAAACATTATGGGAGATGACTCTGCCGGATTAGAACCTTGTGCTTTCAACATTAACATGCTGTCCTTTATGCTAAAGCGTCCGGGCTCATACTGCTTATAGAACTTCCAATCTAAGCCAATACGAAACTCCTTTAGTCTGTCGCAATTTTTCCATTCACTAGCCAAAGGAATTGGACAGGCAATCTTCTCTTCTGCTTTCCTTCCTAACGGAGCCTCTAACCAGCCATCTTCAGTTATTTGCACAGGCTCCAAAAGAGTTTGCCTTCCTAAATTCAGGAAATCCTTCTCGTAAGCATGATATACAATCCACCACCGTCCATCCGGAGTATCAATAAGCGAAGCATGTCCTTTAGACCACCATCGTTCTGTTCCACTATAAGTATGAATTAAAGGATTTAGGGGACTATTATCCCAAGGACCATTAATAGATTTAGAACGGGCAACCACTGCCATGTGGGTGGTGGGTGGACCCGCAGTTCCACCCTGAGCATTCAAAAGATAGTAATACTCACCTATTCTTCTTATTTTAGGTCCCTCCAATGCCATACCTTCTACAGTCCAGTCCTTTGGGATCTCCCACCCATCATATACTTTTTCCAATTTACCATTAGCAGACAACCCATTTTCAGACAACTTTACACGGTGTCCACCACTAAGAAACAGCCAACGTTGCCCCGTACTCTCATCCACCACATGGCATGGATCTATCCATCTATCTATATTCAAATTAACAGGCTCACTCCAAGGTCCTTCAGGAGAATCAGCATAAACAACGTGGTTACTGAAATCATCCTTACCCTGAGAAACAGTAAAGTAAATATAATATTTATCCTTGTACTTGCAGATATCTGGAGCCCATACAGAACCCAAATATCGGACAAGAGCAACACTTATAGGCTCCCACCTAACCAAGTCTTTAGAATGAAAAATAGTTAATCCCGGCAGATAATTAAAGGCAGAATGAGTCATATAATAATCATTTCCATCCCTTACAATGGTGGGATCCGGATAATCACCACCTAGAATAGGATTCATATAATAACTTTTTTCCGCATCCTTCTTAATCAGAAACTCATTTTGAGCATGTACATTAAGAACAGAGAAAACAATTATATAGAATACCAAAAACGTCACAATCAATCTCATTTTCATTATATCTAAAGTTTACATTTCCATCAATATTCCGGATTTTGTTCAATCTTTCCAAAAATATTTCGTTCTATTTCCGGATATGGAATAGGCAAAAGATTCTGATTGTTACCTACATTTTCTCCTCTAGGATTATGTTCCTGAGTCCTTTCTACCAATTTCCCTAACCGCATTAAAGTAACCACTCTGAAATCCTCAAAATAAAGTTCACGCATTTGTTCATCAAGAATCAAATCTATATTCATATTCGAAGCTTTAACTTCACTTGCATGTGCTCTTTTTCTGAGTTCATTAATGTCATCAGCAGCCTTATCAGACTGGTTATTCTTCAAATAGGCTTCAGCACGTAATAGATATGTACCCGCTAACCGAAACAAATATTCATCTTTATATGAGATATTTGCAGGAGATCCTGTCCAAGAAGTATAAGCCAAAATATGTTCTCCAAGCGCAGTTGTCTTAATAGTGCCATCAGTATTCTTTTCATAGAGTTCATCAGGGAATCCACCACGCCGGCTGAATTTCATGACAAAAGGATACCAGTTTCTAAGCAAATCCCCTTCTTGTACCCAACCGTCTTTGACCATCCATTCTCCAAAACCTTTTGCTTCAGGATTGTCTATCTTGAAATCACGGACAATCATATTTGACGAATTTCTCAAATCAGTATCAAAATCCTCTCCCCATACATCATTAAAGAAATAATCCGTCGGATGAATAACTCCAATTCCACGTCCGCCTTTTTCTGCAGTAAATCCAGTAAAAGCTAATACGGATTTCCCATCCTTACCTTCCACCTTAGCATTAAAATATTGTGGTAAAGTGCAGCGTGAATAAAAGTTTCCATAACTTGAACCTGAATTCTGATATTCATATTGAAGTACCAAAATACTTTCTCTATTACCACTCGATCTATTTTGGTTATTCAGTTGAAACAAGTCCCAGTAAGGGTCGCCACCCGATTCACTGGCTCTCGATCCAAAACGTTCAGTCATCAAACCCATATTGGGGTTATCGATAACAGCTGAGGCCGCATTAATAGCATCCTGATATCTGCCAAGCGAGATATAGACTTCAGTAATAACATGCAAGGCAGCCTGTTTGCTTATCATACCATCTTCCACACCATCTATATCCTTTAGTAGGGTAATAGCTTCTTCCAAGTCTAAGCGTGCCTGATCATAAGTTTCATTACGGGTTGCACGAACATAATCCCTGCGCGGAGAACTCGATTCTTCCAATACTAGTGGTACTCCACCATAAAGATTGGCCAGAAAGTTGTACCAGTATGCCCTGAAAAATAAAGCTTCGCCCTTAAACCCCTTTTTATCCTCAATACCTATTTTGTCATTCAGTTCCAATCTGTTTATCACAATATTTGCATTCGCAATAGCATTATAAGCCACTTGCCAGAAAAGTAATGTAGGAGCACTCGTAGGCGTAAAGTAAGCCTTAAAATTATTATACTTTCCATCCGGATAATCAGTACCACCAAAAGCTATATCTCCAAGAGCTAATGCAATTACTCCTTCGGCACTTCCACCCTTCAAACCACCTAATGTCCACTGGAACGACCGCAGCAAATCGTATTGGTAATTAAGAGACTGCCTGAATTGCGTTGAAGTCTCATACGAGTTATCAGGAGTGTAAAAAGACTTGGGAGTCTCTTCCAACCAATTGTTTTCATTACAAGAAATAAGTACGGCCAACAAAGCCGAAGCTATAATGTAAATTCTTAACTTTTTCATAATATATAAGTATCAAAATTCAAAATTAACACCAATAGTATAATTCTTTTGCGTTGGATAATTTGTATTATAAGTAAGTCCCATACCAATCTCCGGGTCCCATCCATCCCAAGAAGTTATGGTAAATAGATTGGTTGCGCTGATATATACTTTTGCCCGGCTTATAAATATCTTTTTCAACCAATCTTGTGGCAAATTGTAAGAAAGTGACAGTTCCTGTAAACGTATGAAGCTACGAGACACATACGGCGAGAAACCAGCCCCCAATGCTTCTGTATAGGTACCAAGCTGACGATATTTAGCATCTGGATTTTCAGGAGTCCAATAATCGAACTTATAAAAACTCCACGTACTTAAATTATCCGGAGTAGGTATACCGCTTGCTGGTTGCCCCAAATAATGGTCAGAGCCTCCCTGAACAGCATTAATGAATACTTTTAGATTGAAATTCTTATACTTAAAATCATTCTGAATACTAAACCGGTATAAGGGGTCTGTATAACCTAAGATTTTTCTATCCATATCTGCCGTATATTTACCATCTTTGTCGATATCTTCAATTTTATAGGTTCCATAAGTAAATCCACTTGGAATAATCCCCTTATTATAATCTTCCACTTGCCACATGCCAATAATATTATAATCATAGACTACTCCGTAGGGCTTATTCATAAAAATTTTGCTTGATACCAAATCATCTTC from Bacteroides intestinalis DSM 17393 encodes the following:
- a CDS encoding family 43 glycosylhydrolase, with amino-acid sequence MNPILGGDYPDPTIVRDGNDYYMTHSAFNYLPGLTIFHSKDLVRWEPISVALVRYLGSVWAPDICKYKDKYYIYFTVSQGKDDFSNHVVYADSPEGPWSEPVNLNIDRWIDPCHVVDESTGQRWLFLSGGHRVKLSENGLSANGKLEKVYDGWEIPKDWTVEGMALEGPKIRRIGEYYYLLNAQGGTAGPPTTHMAVVARSKSINGPWDNSPLNPLIHTYSGTERWWSKGHASLIDTPDGRWWIVYHAYEKDFLNLGRQTLLEPVQITEDGWLEAPLGRKAEEKIACPIPLASEWKNCDRLKEFRIGLDWKFYKQYEPGRFSIKDSMLMLKAQGSNPAESSPIMFVTGAHGYEMSVKIECDSSAVAGLILYYNDNFYVGTGCDTQYRYRWRRGELKGKNKYREFGAIWLRLRNENNIVTGYYSYDGKEWIKEAWGMEISGYNHNTLSDFQSILPGLFVYGKGKACFKEFQYRCLDSFR
- a CDS encoding RagB/SusD family nutrient uptake outer membrane protein encodes the protein MKKLRIYIIASALLAVLISCNENNWLEETPKSFYTPDNSYETSTQFRQSLNYQYDLLRSFQWTLGGLKGGSAEGVIALALGDIAFGGTDYPDGKYNNFKAYFTPTSAPTLLFWQVAYNAIANANIVINRLELNDKIGIEDKKGFKGEALFFRAYWYNFLANLYGGVPLVLEESSSPRRDYVRATRNETYDQARLDLEEAITLLKDIDGVEDGMISKQAALHVITEVYISLGRYQDAINAASAVIDNPNMGLMTERFGSRASESGGDPYWDLFQLNNQNRSSGNRESILVLQYEYQNSGSSYGNFYSRCTLPQYFNAKVEGKDGKSVLAFTGFTAEKGGRGIGVIHPTDYFFNDVWGEDFDTDLRNSSNMIVRDFKIDNPEAKGFGEWMVKDGWVQEGDLLRNWYPFVMKFSRRGGFPDELYEKNTDGTIKTTALGEHILAYTSWTGSPANISYKDEYLFRLAGTYLLRAEAYLKNNQSDKAADDINELRKRAHASEVKASNMNIDLILDEQMRELYFEDFRVVTLMRLGKLVERTQEHNPRGENVGNNQNLLPIPYPEIERNIFGKIEQNPEY
- a CDS encoding family 43 glycosylhydrolase, translated to MAPYVRHHDPEVYVASDSGKVVYNGIPWFDEQGNIVNAHGACIVEDGGRYYLFGEYKSDKSNAFPGFSCYSSDDLVNWKFERVVLPVQPDGILGPDRVGERVKVMKCPSTGEYVMYMHADDLGYKDPYIGYATCKTINGEYKLQGPLLYDGKPVKRWDMGTFQDTDGKGYLLIHHGPIYRLSEDYRSIEAEVAHVKGAGESPAMFKKNGMYYMLFSNLTSWEKNDNFYFTAPAIEGPWTKQGIFCPEGTLTYNSQSTFVFPLKKGNDTIPMFMGDRWSFPHQASAATYVWMPLQVEGTRITIPEYWQCWDINRVKPVDVLRNGKMIPTKKMMPDAAWKEENGRLLSNMKGSVLAVPFQGTHAAVTGESDCHSGYARISVLNAGKDTVYSSLVDFYSKYPEKAIRIMTPKLPKGDYTLLIEVTGIKPVWTDKSKTIYGSDNTFVTIDKIYYF